The following are encoded in a window of Flavobacterium psychrotrophum genomic DNA:
- a CDS encoding DUF4961 domain-containing protein — translation MKYFNNRRSLILSLLLVAFVAVSCVFLDGIDYEDTLNANEQATFTMKVRVKPNEDSTGEKLIISILVPNSWEAEANTTVTYLSSIDEGVQYMNIVPNSVVPANGGGLTWAQHLKNTFGVGPNVLNDMKWVTFQSDKTYSVANNEEVTADVTIKTLVGAKNLKAKIGFFVNNSGDGLGTDDRRWKVMYSDCIEVVNGTGATIDFCELHYNVAQPLTATKNDFVTFKFQGDIQPNQLINANAIYFCSTAYTNNGGVYQICGSAATSNMQRESELNNIYSITIWPANYYQIPEGEEIAYIDYSFRNADGSVEIKESDGSLFKYLFDCN, via the coding sequence ATGAAATATTTTAATAATAGAAGGTCTCTTATACTTAGTTTACTTTTAGTGGCGTTTGTGGCTGTTTCGTGTGTTTTTCTTGATGGTATAGATTATGAAGATACTCTTAATGCTAACGAGCAGGCAACATTTACTATGAAGGTAAGGGTAAAGCCTAATGAAGACTCAACAGGAGAAAAACTAATTATTTCTATACTGGTACCTAACAGCTGGGAAGCCGAAGCAAACACTACAGTTACTTACCTAAGTTCTATTGACGAAGGGGTGCAGTATATGAATATTGTTCCTAATAGCGTGGTACCTGCAAATGGAGGAGGGCTTACCTGGGCGCAGCATTTAAAAAACACATTTGGCGTAGGGCCAAACGTGCTTAATGATATGAAATGGGTTACGTTTCAGAGCGACAAAACCTATTCTGTAGCTAACAACGAGGAAGTAACTGCCGATGTAACAATAAAAACACTGGTAGGTGCTAAAAACCTTAAGGCTAAGATTGGTTTTTTTGTAAACAACTCCGGTGACGGACTTGGTACTGATGACAGGAGATGGAAAGTAATGTACTCTGACTGTATAGAAGTAGTTAACGGTACAGGTGCCACCATCGATTTTTGCGAACTGCACTATAATGTAGCACAGCCGCTAACCGCTACCAAAAACGATTTTGTGACCTTTAAATTTCAAGGGGATATACAGCCAAACCAACTAATAAATGCAAATGCAATTTATTTTTGCTCTACTGCATATACAAATAATGGCGGAGTCTACCAGATATGTGGTAGTGCTGCAACAAGTAATATGCAGCGGGAGTCAGAACTTAATAATATCTACTCTATAACGATATGGCCTGCCAATTATTACCAGATACCGGAAGGCGAGGAGATAGCTTACATAGATTATTCTTTCAGGAATGCTGACGGATCTGTAGAAATAAAAGAAAGCGACGGTTCTTTATTTAAGTACTTATTTGATTGTAATTAA
- a CDS encoding DUF5004 domain-containing protein, with product MRKIFSLAAVTMLVLFTACAPSTDTGDYNEPIKDIAGSWQVIKIERNGEDITTKVNFSQFRVNFLEDGTYIFENYLPFVVSRPGTWSLDDKQYAFKINFLSDSQDVTSLEFSYPIVDGKRQIQISGSPGCSSNTYTYTLQSVSQ from the coding sequence ATGAGAAAGATTTTTTCGTTAGCAGCTGTCACCATGCTTGTATTGTTTACGGCGTGTGCACCTTCTACAGATACGGGAGATTATAACGAACCAATAAAAGATATTGCCGGAAGCTGGCAGGTTATCAAAATAGAAAGGAACGGCGAAGATATTACCACTAAGGTTAACTTTAGCCAGTTCAGGGTCAACTTTCTGGAGGATGGGACCTATATTTTTGAAAACTATCTGCCATTTGTAGTGTCACGGCCGGGAACCTGGTCGCTGGATGATAAACAATATGCATTTAAAATCAATTTTCTGTCGGATTCGCAGGATGTCACCAGCCTTGAGTTTTCTTACCCAATAGTAGATGGTAAAAGGCAGATACAAATAAGCGGAAGCCCGGGCTGTAGCAGTAACACTTATACTTATACACTGCAAAGTGTGTCGCAATAA
- a CDS encoding DUF4961 domain-containing protein encodes MKNITKIFKSKRLLALAALALLVTSCVYLDGVETPNALVAGETAEFTMSVRVELADDIENERLIIGVLMPASWNPATNVTVNYTSTNAGDEGVQTMTLIPDSVLPAHGGTNTWPQHLAAKFGVGPNAAGSNMQWVAFQSDKVYSFTENATMTAAVKIRALVGNENLTAQMGFFVNNSSDGLSDDADRWKVSYSDCMPVTGGTGTVNNYCTPTAGTDGFEKAVKIAAYPNPFTDKISFPLGVNAGTAYEVSIFDTTGRKVKAFKGAATDNNEVFNFDNKLGTGDLTSGIYMVTVKSGKATSSFRIIKK; translated from the coding sequence ATGAAAAACATTACCAAAATTTTTAAGAGTAAAAGGCTTTTAGCACTGGCTGCATTAGCATTATTAGTTACATCATGTGTTTATCTTGATGGTGTTGAAACGCCTAATGCCCTTGTTGCTGGCGAGACAGCAGAATTTACAATGAGCGTTCGTGTAGAACTTGCAGATGATATTGAAAACGAGAGGCTTATAATTGGTGTGCTTATGCCGGCCAGCTGGAATCCTGCTACAAATGTTACGGTAAACTATACCAGTACAAATGCAGGAGATGAAGGTGTACAGACCATGACGCTTATACCGGATAGTGTATTACCCGCACATGGCGGTACTAATACATGGCCACAGCACCTTGCTGCAAAATTTGGCGTTGGGCCTAATGCTGCAGGATCAAATATGCAGTGGGTGGCTTTCCAGAGTGATAAGGTATATAGCTTTACAGAAAACGCTACGATGACAGCTGCGGTAAAAATCAGGGCGCTTGTTGGAAACGAGAATCTTACAGCACAAATGGGCTTCTTTGTAAATAACTCAAGTGATGGACTTAGTGACGATGCTGACAGGTGGAAGGTGTCTTACAGCGACTGTATGCCTGTAACAGGTGGTACGGGTACTGTAAACAACTATTGCACACCTACAGCAGGTACAGATGGTTTTGAAAAGGCAGTAAAAATTGCTGCATATCCTAACCCTTTTACTGATAAGATTAGTTTTCCACTGGGTGTAAATGCCGGTACTGCTTATGAAGTAAGCATTTTTGATACCACAGGCAGAAAAGTAAAAGCATTTAAAGGTGCTGCTACAGATAATAACGAGGTATTCAATTTTGATAATAAGCTTGGAACCGGAGACCTTACCTCAGGCATATATATGGTTACTGTGAAGTCAGGTAAAGCTACCTCAAGCTTCAGGATCATTAAAAAGTAA
- a CDS encoding RagB/SusD family nutrient uptake outer membrane protein encodes MRIFVKTLLIILVLQSMVSCSKDFLDQTVTTDLDEATVFADSTYTTAFLSDIYTQIGFASAPDRFSAGFVRAGGLQTAGDEAEPLVLPSVTADLQFVTGTVNSVTIDNRAWAVPYAYIRKVNVFLKHLPTTPLSNARKQSFGGEARFLRAWYYAALLQHYGGVPLVGDAIYNATERIPAERATYEEVVNYIVSECDAAAAMLTMKPSGRQYGRAGAGACKALKARVLLYAASPLFNGSDFGEPYNSLLGYPTENQDRWRIAMEAAQDVINTGAYQMYLDNTREPGYGWYAQFNANAGGVASNVAAATGGTILEFQAGGGAQLEQLFNPPSRGSVGPGGFPYQQTIDAFQMANGKDITDPTSGYNPANPYQNRDPRFKNSIIHDQALLPAGNALSTPVDIYLGSYEGQPAGQDAVHSGTTTGYYINKFRNRDISGTDGITTSQERPLIRYSEILLSFAEARNEFMGPDTDVYNAIESVRQVAGLNPYKLPTGLSKEAMREVIRHERQVELMFESHRFWDVRRWMIAPTTESQLMKGKEVNRNGSSVNFTDFNVRQHIWRDAQYFWPIPYSEISKSPELIQNPSY; translated from the coding sequence ATGAGAATATTTGTTAAAACCTTATTAATTATTTTAGTGCTACAGTCAATGGTTTCCTGTAGTAAAGATTTCCTTGACCAGACGGTTACCACCGACCTTGATGAGGCTACCGTATTTGCCGACAGTACTTATACTACTGCATTCTTATCTGATATTTATACGCAAATAGGCTTTGCAAGTGCACCGGACAGGTTCTCGGCAGGCTTTGTAAGGGCAGGAGGTTTGCAGACAGCAGGAGATGAGGCAGAACCTCTTGTATTGCCATCGGTAACCGCCGACCTGCAATTTGTAACAGGTACTGTAAATTCAGTAACTATAGATAACAGGGCATGGGCTGTACCCTATGCTTACATACGCAAAGTTAATGTGTTCCTTAAACATTTACCTACTACGCCTCTTTCTAATGCGCGTAAGCAAAGCTTTGGAGGCGAGGCACGTTTTTTAAGGGCATGGTATTATGCGGCACTATTGCAGCATTATGGGGGTGTGCCGCTTGTAGGCGATGCTATTTACAATGCTACAGAACGCATTCCGGCAGAACGCGCCACATATGAAGAAGTTGTTAATTACATAGTTTCTGAGTGTGATGCAGCGGCGGCAATGCTAACAATGAAACCATCGGGCAGGCAATATGGCCGTGCCGGAGCAGGGGCTTGTAAAGCATTAAAGGCAAGGGTGCTATTATATGCAGCCAGCCCATTATTTAACGGCAGCGATTTTGGCGAGCCATACAATAGCCTTTTAGGATACCCTACCGAGAATCAAGACCGCTGGAGGATTGCTATGGAAGCAGCCCAGGATGTTATAAATACTGGTGCATATCAAATGTATTTAGATAATACCCGTGAGCCGGGTTATGGCTGGTATGCTCAGTTTAACGCTAATGCAGGTGGTGTAGCAAGTAATGTTGCTGCAGCTACAGGAGGAACTATCCTGGAATTTCAGGCTGGTGGAGGTGCACAGTTAGAGCAACTATTTAATCCACCATCAAGGGGTTCTGTAGGCCCGGGTGGTTTCCCATATCAGCAAACTATCGATGCTTTCCAGATGGCTAATGGTAAAGATATTACAGACCCTACATCGGGCTACAATCCTGCTAACCCGTACCAAAACAGAGATCCTCGATTTAAGAACAGTATTATACACGACCAGGCACTACTACCTGCGGGTAATGCACTATCTACACCGGTAGATATTTATCTGGGTAGTTATGAGGGCCAGCCTGCCGGACAGGATGCAGTACACTCTGGTACTACTACAGGATACTATATTAATAAATTCCGTAACAGGGATATATCAGGTACAGATGGTATTACTACCAGCCAGGAACGCCCACTAATACGCTATTCTGAAATATTACTAAGTTTTGCTGAAGCCCGAAACGAGTTTATGGGGCCAGATACTGATGTGTATAATGCTATAGAATCGGTAAGGCAGGTAGCCGGACTGAACCCTTATAAACTTCCTACAGGGCTTAGTAAAGAGGCAATGCGCGAGGTTATAAGACACGAAAGGCAGGTAGAGCTTATGTTTGAAAGCCACCGTTTTTGGGATGTACGCCGCTGGATGATCGCCCCAACTACCGAAAGCCAACTGATGAAAGGCAAAGAGGTAAACAGGAACGGATCGTCTGTAAACTTTACCGATTTTAATGTGCGCCAGCACATATGGAGGGATGCCCAGTATTTCTGGCCTATACCTTATAGCGAGATATCTAAATCGCCTGAACTAATTCAAAACCCATCTTATTAA
- a CDS encoding sialate O-acetylesterase, whose amino-acid sequence MRFFLKAIKPMLVCAMCFVSLISLAQKATLKFADPLTANMVVQQNQPFTVWGTAKPGATVKITADWTSPVTVLADNKGAFKGIIPVIKVSKGDYAKHTVSISSGKEKAELTNVLIGEVWICSGQSNMQFGMKEVPNAAAELAQANNPNIRLFSTGLNFSDTPINTVSGTWKACTPETAKEFSAVGYYFGALLQKELDVPVGLLFTGIGASAAQAYVPKDVLANNPLLNEAYLQPYLSSEKSKEVINGGFSFEKVTRPYLLYNALIHPFTNLSIKGVVWYQGEANHTERENYTQLMYAMIGAWRDAFKQGNFPFYYVQVAPYYQDIEDPAAYGDAFFREAQGKISNLNNTEMVVTMDVGEAKDLHPKNKKPIGVRLAKTALNRTYVRLNQDYKGPTFDYVEFRGAKAIVNFYPETVKSGLQTNDGKAPKYFQLAGVDQQFYDAEAVIDGEKVVLASLKVTQPVAVRYAFTNYPVTNFENKEKIPAVPFRSDNWKEIKK is encoded by the coding sequence ATGAGATTTTTTTTAAAAGCTATAAAACCAATGCTGGTGTGTGCAATGTGTTTTGTCTCCTTGATATCATTAGCACAAAAAGCAACCCTTAAATTTGCTGATCCGCTTACTGCTAATATGGTTGTGCAGCAAAACCAGCCATTTACGGTTTGGGGTACAGCAAAGCCCGGAGCAACGGTAAAAATTACCGCAGACTGGACTTCGCCTGTTACTGTGTTGGCCGATAATAAAGGAGCATTTAAAGGTATAATTCCTGTTATAAAGGTAAGTAAAGGCGATTATGCGAAACATACTGTATCAATATCGAGCGGTAAAGAAAAAGCAGAATTAACTAATGTGCTTATTGGCGAAGTATGGATTTGCAGTGGGCAGTCGAATATGCAGTTTGGCATGAAAGAAGTGCCCAATGCGGCGGCTGAGCTGGCACAAGCCAATAACCCAAACATCAGGCTGTTTAGCACTGGGCTTAATTTTAGCGATACACCCATAAATACGGTATCGGGTACATGGAAGGCATGCACACCAGAGACAGCTAAAGAATTCTCTGCCGTAGGATATTATTTTGGAGCTTTGCTGCAAAAGGAATTAGATGTTCCGGTGGGGTTATTGTTTACAGGAATAGGAGCTTCGGCGGCGCAGGCTTATGTGCCTAAAGATGTTTTAGCTAACAATCCGCTTTTAAATGAAGCCTATCTTCAGCCATATTTATCTTCAGAAAAATCTAAAGAAGTAATAAACGGAGGTTTTTCTTTCGAAAAAGTAACAAGGCCGTATTTGCTATATAATGCTCTTATACATCCGTTTACTAATCTATCTATAAAAGGAGTAGTTTGGTATCAGGGAGAAGCAAATCATACTGAAAGAGAAAACTATACCCAACTAATGTATGCCATGATAGGTGCATGGCGCGATGCTTTTAAACAGGGTAATTTTCCGTTCTATTATGTGCAGGTTGCTCCTTATTATCAGGATATTGAAGACCCCGCAGCTTATGGCGATGCTTTTTTCAGGGAGGCACAAGGTAAGATTTCAAACCTTAATAATACCGAAATGGTAGTAACTATGGATGTGGGCGAGGCTAAAGACCTGCATCCTAAAAATAAGAAGCCAATAGGCGTTCGCCTTGCTAAAACGGCGCTTAACCGTACGTACGTCAGACTTAACCAGGATTATAAAGGGCCAACATTTGATTATGTGGAGTTTAGAGGAGCAAAGGCTATCGTGAATTTTTACCCTGAAACAGTAAAATCCGGGTTGCAAACTAACGACGGAAAGGCGCCAAAATACTTTCAACTTGCAGGTGTTGACCAGCAATTTTATGATGCTGAAGCTGTCATCGACGGCGAAAAAGTGGTTTTGGCATCGCTAAAAGTAACGCAGCCAGTAGCTGTAAGGTATGCTTTTACCAACTATCCGGTAACAAATTTCGAAAATAAAGAGAAAATTCCGGCAGTTCCTTTTCGATCAGATAATTGGAAAGAGATTAAAAAATAA
- a CDS encoding discoidin domain-containing protein, whose protein sequence is MITKKAQQFIALFLCVLLLSNCSKKYTAHADSVSLDSGSPLVNWQVKPQNLVGADSLKIFDSNFQSTGWVSATVPGIVFNDYVNAGAEKEPNFGDNIYKVDKDKYDRNFWYKTSLTIPENYKSGKTWLNFEGINRKADVFLNGKKLGHLDGFMDRGMFDITDVAAKDGNNILAVLVYYPVKPIPNFASPTYISSASWDWMPYVPGLLMGITDNVYLSNSGNVTLHDTWVRTDLISKTEANLSVQAELQNHTAEKKSGVLKGMIMPGNIAFEMPVTFDANERKIINFDKEAYKQLNIKNPKLWWPNGYGAQDLYTCNLQFTEGKTVSAQDKEVFGIREYKYETINGMFHVFVNGERIFLKGGNWGMSEYLLKCRGNEYDTKVRLHKEMNFNVIRNWIGSVTDEEFYDACDKYGMMVWDDFWLNSHKNLPRDIETFNKNAIEKIKRLRNHASIAVWCGDNESSPEPPLDDMLKEVVLKYDGGDRRYQPNSRKIGGLSGSGPWANFSPQTYFAGLGGFEGDEGTVKGFRSEVGTAVFTTFESFKKFMPKENWWPRNDMWDKHFFGPSAANGGPDKYEKTIDESYGKAKGIKDFTQKAQLLNLETNKAMYEGWRHTQWDDATGIMTWMSQSAYPSFVWQTYDYYYDLNGAYWGVKAGCEPLHIQWSAADNTINVVNGTLNDYANLIAEAALYDMTGKPLESFGMKATVTAPANKSTKALKLNFNINNLANGKAVVASSSSKDAKDAGIVTDGSAGTRWSSNYNDNEWIYVDLGAPTEINTIRLLWESAYGKAYKVLVSNNGKDWKELYDTKTGDGGTDEITFKPMTTRYIKIQGVERATDWGYSLYEIEAYNIKAEEKGKDKLPPIHFIKLKLKNAEGTLVSENFYWRGEKSLDYTALDKLEKVNLDVAKTVTEKEGKYFVTATITNPASSKMIAFATDVRLVNSKTLEQYLPTFKTDSYFSLLPGESKEVTLEIIKTALNGDTPVLVVEPYNNIKE, encoded by the coding sequence ATGATAACCAAAAAAGCACAACAATTTATTGCACTGTTTTTATGTGTATTACTACTATCAAACTGTTCTAAAAAATATACTGCCCATGCGGATAGCGTTTCGTTAGACAGTGGCTCGCCATTAGTAAACTGGCAGGTAAAACCACAAAACCTTGTAGGAGCAGACAGCCTTAAAATATTCGACAGTAATTTTCAGTCAACGGGCTGGGTAAGTGCTACAGTACCGGGCATTGTGTTTAACGATTATGTAAACGCAGGCGCTGAAAAAGAACCAAACTTTGGCGATAATATTTATAAGGTTGATAAAGATAAATATGACCGCAATTTTTGGTACAAAACAAGCCTTACCATTCCGGAGAATTATAAGTCAGGTAAGACATGGCTTAATTTTGAAGGTATCAACAGGAAAGCTGATGTTTTCTTAAACGGGAAAAAATTAGGCCACCTGGACGGATTTATGGACAGGGGGATGTTTGATATTACAGATGTTGCCGCTAAAGACGGTAATAATATACTGGCTGTATTGGTATATTATCCTGTAAAGCCAATACCTAACTTTGCAAGCCCTACTTATATATCCAGCGCCAGCTGGGACTGGATGCCTTATGTACCGGGACTTTTAATGGGCATTACTGATAATGTTTACCTTAGTAATTCGGGCAATGTAACCCTGCACGATACCTGGGTACGCACTGACCTGATCTCTAAAACAGAAGCCAACCTTAGTGTACAAGCGGAGCTTCAGAATCACACCGCTGAAAAAAAATCAGGAGTTTTAAAGGGCATGATAATGCCAGGGAATATAGCCTTTGAAATGCCGGTAACGTTTGATGCTAACGAAAGAAAAATAATCAATTTTGATAAGGAAGCTTACAAGCAACTGAATATTAAGAACCCTAAACTGTGGTGGCCTAACGGTTACGGAGCACAGGATCTATATACCTGTAACCTGCAATTTACAGAAGGCAAAACGGTAAGCGCCCAGGATAAAGAAGTTTTTGGTATTAGGGAATATAAGTATGAGACAATCAATGGTATGTTTCATGTATTTGTAAATGGCGAGCGCATCTTTTTAAAAGGTGGCAACTGGGGTATGTCAGAATATTTACTAAAATGCCGTGGCAACGAATATGATACGAAGGTAAGGCTTCATAAAGAAATGAATTTCAATGTTATCAGGAACTGGATAGGATCTGTAACCGATGAAGAGTTTTATGATGCCTGCGACAAATATGGCATGATGGTATGGGACGATTTTTGGCTTAATTCGCACAAAAACCTGCCACGCGATATAGAGACATTCAACAAGAATGCTATAGAGAAAATAAAGAGGTTAAGAAACCATGCGAGTATTGCGGTATGGTGTGGCGATAACGAAAGTTCTCCTGAGCCACCGCTTGACGATATGCTTAAAGAAGTCGTTCTTAAATATGATGGTGGCGACAGAAGGTACCAACCCAATTCAAGAAAAATAGGCGGGCTATCAGGCAGTGGGCCATGGGCAAATTTTAGTCCGCAAACATATTTTGCGGGGCTTGGCGGCTTTGAAGGAGATGAGGGAACGGTAAAAGGTTTCCGTAGCGAGGTAGGTACCGCGGTATTTACAACCTTTGAAAGTTTTAAAAAATTCATGCCAAAAGAGAACTGGTGGCCGCGTAACGATATGTGGGATAAGCATTTCTTTGGCCCGTCGGCAGCTAATGGCGGCCCTGACAAATACGAGAAAACTATAGACGAAAGTTATGGCAAAGCAAAGGGAATTAAAGATTTTACTCAAAAAGCACAGTTGCTGAACCTGGAAACAAATAAAGCCATGTATGAAGGCTGGCGCCATACCCAGTGGGATGATGCTACAGGTATCATGACGTGGATGAGCCAGTCGGCATATCCGTCTTTTGTATGGCAAACCTATGATTATTATTATGACCTTAATGGTGCTTACTGGGGTGTAAAAGCAGGATGCGAGCCGCTGCATATACAGTGGTCTGCGGCAGATAATACTATTAATGTAGTAAACGGTACACTAAACGATTATGCAAACCTTATAGCTGAGGCTGCTCTGTATGACATGACCGGGAAACCCCTTGAAAGTTTTGGTATGAAAGCAACGGTTACTGCTCCTGCTAATAAATCTACAAAAGCGTTAAAGTTAAATTTCAATATAAATAACCTGGCTAACGGTAAGGCTGTTGTGGCTTCGTCTTCTTCTAAAGATGCTAAAGACGCGGGCATTGTTACCGATGGTAGTGCGGGTACGCGCTGGAGCAGTAATTATAATGACAATGAGTGGATATATGTAGACCTTGGCGCGCCTACCGAGATCAATACCATAAGGTTGTTATGGGAAAGTGCTTATGGCAAGGCATATAAAGTTTTAGTATCTAACAACGGTAAAGACTGGAAAGAGCTTTATGATACTAAAACTGGCGATGGCGGTACCGATGAGATTACCTTTAAGCCAATGACTACCCGTTATATAAAAATACAGGGTGTAGAACGCGCTACAGACTGGGGCTATTCGCTATATGAAATTGAGGCATATAATATTAAGGCAGAAGAAAAAGGTAAAGATAAATTACCACCGATACACTTTATAAAGCTGAAGCTTAAAAATGCAGAGGGTACATTAGTATCTGAGAATTTTTACTGGAGAGGAGAGAAGTCACTGGACTATACTGCTCTTGATAAACTTGAGAAAGTTAATCTTGATGTTGCTAAAACAGTAACAGAAAAAGAGGGGAAATATTTTGTAACCGCTACAATTACAAACCCTGCATCATCTAAAATGATAGCCTTTGCTACAGATGTAAGGCTTGTAAACAGCAAAACGTTAGAGCAGTATCTGCCAACGTTTAAGACAGATAGTTACTTTTCGTTACTTCCGGGGGAATCTAAAGAGGTTACCCTTGAAATTATAAAAACGGCACTTAACGGCGATACGCCTGTGCTGGTGGTAGAACCATATAATAACATTAAAGAATAA
- a CDS encoding glycoside hydrolase family 43 protein, with amino-acid sequence MINSKYLLFLMVISGMLGCNAQVKSAGNPVIKGWYADPEGAIFEGKYFIYPTYSDKYEKQVFMDAFSSKDLVTWQKHERIIDTASVKWAKYAMWAPSIIEKKGKYFLFFSANDIQKDNQGGGIGIAVASHPEGPFKDYLGKPLIDKFYNGAQPIDQFVFKDGDNYYLIYGGWRHCNMALLNDDFTGFKTIDGETFKEITPQDYVEGPFMFKRNGKYYFMWSEGDWTGPDYKVAYAIADSPMGPFKRIATVLEQDPAVARGAGHHSLIKIPGKDEWYIVYHRRPIGDTNGNHRATCIEKLEFDKDGFIKKVQLTDKGVSARPLKKK; translated from the coding sequence ATCAAAGGCTGGTATGCTGACCCCGAAGGAGCAATTTTTGAAGGCAAATATTTTATCTATCCCACCTATTCTGATAAGTATGAGAAACAGGTTTTTATGGATGCTTTTTCTTCAAAAGACCTTGTAACCTGGCAAAAACATGAGCGCATTATAGATACAGCATCGGTAAAATGGGCTAAATATGCCATGTGGGCACCGTCTATAATAGAAAAGAAAGGTAAATACTTTTTGTTTTTTAGCGCAAACGATATACAAAAAGACAATCAGGGTGGGGGAATAGGCATTGCGGTAGCAAGCCACCCCGAAGGGCCGTTTAAAGATTACCTTGGCAAGCCGCTAATTGATAAGTTTTATAATGGCGCACAGCCCATAGACCAGTTTGTATTTAAAGATGGCGATAACTATTACCTTATTTATGGGGGATGGAGGCATTGTAACATGGCCTTGCTAAATGATGACTTTACAGGTTTTAAAACAATTGATGGCGAAACGTTTAAAGAAATTACACCCCAGGATTATGTAGAAGGGCCTTTTATGTTTAAGCGCAACGGCAAATATTACTTTATGTGGTCTGAAGGCGACTGGACCGGGCCGGATTATAAAGTGGCTTATGCGATTGCAGATTCGCCAATGGGGCCATTTAAAAGAATTGCGACCGTGCTGGAGCAGGATCCTGCTGTGGCGCGAGGGGCGGGGCACCATTCATTAATAAAAATTCCGGGTAAAGATGAGTGGTACATTGTTTACCATCGCAGGCCAATTGGCGATACTAATGGTAATCATCGTGCTACCTGTATCGAGAAGCTGGAATTTGATAAAGACGGTTTCATCAAAAAAGTACAGCTAACCGATAAAGGCGTATCAGCAAGGCCACTTAAAAAGAAATAA